From the genome of Gracilinanus agilis isolate LMUSP501 chromosome 2, AgileGrace, whole genome shotgun sequence, one region includes:
- the GLE1 gene encoding nucleoporin GLE1, whose product MPSEGRCWETLQALRSSDKGRLSYHRDWLLRGEEILEECMSIPELSTYSGWVVDHILPHSHQNQLPSEKSTLSSAPDQVLSIPKSPARHAKVSSPVSLAAPSGTQCQDEYHQAKFVVLRPSRGMEVEGCIRMYEEVHRMKGTKGLRQWQEEHERKVRVLSEMASEQLKRFDERKSLKQHKEYQDLREVIEKSFKEAQGQQEKLKEEHRHRAKILNLKLREAEQQRLRQIEQERLRKEEGQDRLRRLYALQEEVLQLNQQLDPNYQHKDLLRIDLSGYGSRGNQLCGLISDIIRTTSERGFPAPEDEAMAERALQEMRQVLTGLQQEIAKAIEEKRRRDEEESKDKQGELEQQPKAEKETPDPAQCPGGKQREGLHVKAGDSTMQWYQQLQDAANQCVLAFDGLTNSKDHQSKKIKMDLQKAATIPVSQISTIAGSQLKEIFDKINNLLLGKAVHCGGRAVSVTNHQQGLDFVHYKLAEKFVKQGEEEVASHHEAAFPIAVVASGIWELHPRVGDLILAHLHKKCPYSVPFYPAFKEGMALEEYQKLLGYQVKDSKVEQQDNFLKRMSGMIRLYAAIIQLRWPYGNRQGAHPHGLNHGWRWLAQILNMEPLSDVTATLLFDFLEVCGNALMKQYQVQFWKMMLLIKEEYFPRIEAITSSGQMGSFIRLKQFLEKCLQHREIPIPKGSLPSSFWRS is encoded by the exons atGCCGTCAGAGGGCCGCTGTTGGGAGACCCTGCAGGCTCTGAGGAGCTCCGACAAAGGACGCTTGTCCTACCACCGCGACTGGCTGTTGAGGGGCGAG GAGATTTTGGAAGAATGTATGTCCATTCCTGAGTTGTCTACTTACTCTGGATGGGTGGTAGACCACATCTTGCCTCACTCTCACCAGAATCAACTTCCCTCTGAGAAATCAACACTTTCCTCTGCTCCTGACCAAGTATTGTCTATTCCTAAATCTCCTGCCAGACATGCAAAGGTATCCTCACCAGTTTCCCTTGCAGCTCCAAGTGGAACTCAG TGTCAGGATGAATACCATCAGGCAAAATTTGTGGTACTTCGTCCCTCCCGGGGAATGGAGGTGGAAGGATGCATTCGAATGTATGAGGAGGTACACAGGATGAAAGGAACT AAAGGATTAAGGCAGTGGCAGGAAGAGCATGAAAGGAAGGTAAGGGTCCTCTCTGAGATGGCCTCAGAGCAGCTGAAGCGATTTGATGAACGAAAGTCATTGAAACAACACAAGGAGTATCAGGACCTTCGGGAAGTGATAGAGAAAAG TttcaaagaagcacaaggtcagcAGGAGAAGCTAAAAGAGGAACATCGTCATAGAGCCAAG ATTCTCAACCTGAAGCTACGTGAGGCTGAACAACAGCGATTGAGGCAGATAGAACAAGAGCGGCTTAGGAAAGAAGAAGGCCAGGATCGTTTGCGGCGTCTCTATGCCCTTCAAGAGGAGGTATTGCAGCTCAACCAGCAGCTGGATCCAAATTATCAGCACAAGGACCTACTGAGAATAGATCTGTCTGGGTATGGAAGCAGAGGAAACCAGTTATGTGGACTTATTTCGGACATCATTCGGACCACCAGTGAG AGAGGTTTTCCTGCCCCAGAAGATGAAGCTATGGCAGAACGTGCCCTGCAGGAAATGCGGCAGGTGCTTACTGGTTTGCAACAGGAGATTGCCAAGGCTattgaggaaaagaggagacGAGATGAAGAGGAGTCCAAGGACAAACAGGGAGAATTAGAGCAACAGCCAAAAGCTGAGAAGGAGACCCCAGATCCTGCTCAGTGTCcaggagggaaacagagagaag GCCTCCATGTGAAAGCAGGAGACAGTACAATGCAGTGGTACCAGCAGTTACAGGATGCTGCCAATCAATGTGTTTTGGCTTTTGATGGATTAACCAATAGCAAAGATCATCAG TCTAAGAAGATCAAAATGGACCTGCAGAAAGCTGCCACTATTCCTGTGAGCCAGATCTCTACTATAGCAG GCTCACAGCTGAAGGAGATCTTTGACAAGATCAACAATCTGCTCTTGGGAAAAGCTGTTCACTGTGGTGGTCGGGCTGTGTCAGTGACAAACCATCAACAAGGCTTGGACTTTGTCCATTACAAACTGGCAGAGAAATTTGTG AaacaaggagaagaagaagtggcTTCTCATCATGAAGCAGCATTCCCCATTGCTGTTGTGGCATCAGGAATCTGGGAACTCCACCCCAGAGTGGGAGACCTCATCCTTGCTCATCTTCACAAAAAATGCCCTTACTCTGTGCCTTTCTACCCAGCCTTCAAGGAGGGAATGGCCTTGGAAGAATATCAGAA gCTCCTTGGCTACCAAGTAAAGGATTCCAAAGTAGAACAACAAGATAATTTTCTGAAAAGAATGTCTGGGATGATTCGTCTCTATGCTGCTATCATTCAACTTCGTTGGCCTTATGGAAATAGACAAGGG GCTCATCCTCATGGCTTAAACCATGGCTGGCGCTGGTTGGCACAGATCCTGAACATGGAGCCTCTGTCAGATGTAACTGCCACTCTTCTCTTTGACTTCTTAGAG GTATGTGGGAATGCACTCATGAAACAGTACCAGGTTCAGTTCTGGAAGATGATGCTACTcataaaagaagaatattttccCAG